A portion of the Thermothelomyces thermophilus ATCC 42464 chromosome 5, complete sequence genome contains these proteins:
- a CDS encoding glycoside hydrolase family 55 protein (CAZy_ID 268074) has protein sequence MVRLMRWLAAMPASSWLGVAMASPTPAQELHPRQAKTSFWYANIDHTSAEVRGYAPDLDGDYTYEVFKAVAPGDGPGIQRAINAATNGTTRHGQWFASQPRVVYIPPGEYVVSETIFMNTDTILMGDATNPPIIKAAPGFSRSGTLLNAQDPTTGVSGELSFAVSLKNIVLDTTNVPGDAPFVALYWGVAQAAHLQNVQIRMPSSVNGAGHSGIRMGRGSTLAVSDVRIERGQNGIWYNGHQQAVFKSIYFYQNTVGMLIDGGSTISLINPTFDTVGFGVVNTGGSPWIALIDATSKNSGVTLRTTSWPSYLIENLSKDTNSNIAEGPGDFVLPAQSNLAQFSYGNTVGRNPIYGPVNNGSPNRPAALLTSSGRYPAIPAPNYADVPVSQFLNVKDPAQNGGRRVLGDNTVDESAALNAILQLAADQGKIAYFPFGKYRVDSTLLVPAGSRLVGEGWATIVGHGSQFADASSPRPVVQVGRPGDVGVAQIQDMRFTISQPLPGAILVQWNIAGAKPGDVAIWNSLITVGGTRGAADLTNTCRNPSSPCRAAFLGMHLTASSSVYVENVWNWVADHIAEDFDGGSNFAAGRGALVESTKGTWLHGLGSEHWWLYQLNLRRAQNVMVSMLQSETNYDQGDNNPVLVPAPWTPDEAGWGDPTFSHCGASDKRCRMGPANYISGGSGIHTYASASWAFFSGPGYQGCAGTFQCQKYMHIVNQTPTGLQAFGLCSKDSYATLRLADGTEIVTQNGFTGSWPGGGGDVGRYTP, from the exons ATGGTCCGCTTGATGAGATGGCTGGCAGCGATGCCAGCCAGCAGCTGGCTCGGCGTTGCAATGGCATCGCCTACTCCTGCCCAGGAACTTCACCCACGACAAGCTAAGACAAGCTTCTGGTACGCCAACATTGACCACACGTCCGCAGAAGTCCGCGGCTACGCCCCGGATCTCGACGGCGACTACACATACGAGGTCTTCAAAGCGGTCGCCCCTGGAGACGGGCCAGGCATCCAAAGGGCCATCAACGCAGCGACCAACGGCACCACGCGCCATGGACAATGGTTTGCGAGCCAGCCGCGC GTCGTCTACATCCCGCCCGGCGAATACGTCGTCAGCGAGACCATCTTCATGAACACCGACACCATCCTCATGGGCGATGCTACCAAC CCACCCATTATCAAAGCGGCTCCTGGCTTCTCCCGTAGCGGCACGCTTCTGAACGCCCAAGACCCGACAACCGGCGTCTCGGGCGAGCTGTCGTTCGCCGTCAGCCTCAAGAACATTGTGCTCGACACCACCAACGTTCCGGGCGACGCGCCCTTCGTGGCCCTGTACTGGGGCGTTGCTCAGGCCGCCCACCTCCAGAACGTCCAAATTCGCATGCCCTCCTCCGTCAACGGCGCTGGCCATTCCGGCATCCGGATGGGCCGTGGCTCGACACTGGCCGTGTCGGACGTGCGTATCGAACGCGGTCAG AATGGTATCTGGTACAACGGCCACCAACAAGCCGTCTTCAAGAGCATCTACTTCTACCAGAACACGGTCGGCATGCTGATCGACGGCGGCAGCACCATCAGCCTCATCAACCCGACATTCGACACGGTGGGCTTCGGCGTCGTTAACACGGGCGGCTCCCCCTGGATCGCCCTCATCGACGCCACGTCCAAGAACTCGGGCGTGACCCTCAGGACGACCTCCTGGCCGAGCTACCTCATCGAGAACCTCAGCAAGGACACCAACAGCAACATAGCCGAGGGCCCCGGCGACTTTGTCCTGCCCGCCCAGTCGAACCTCGCCCAGTTCTCGTACGGCAACACGGTCGGCCGCAACCCCATCTACGGCCCCGTGAACAACGGCAGCCCCAACCGCCCGGCCGCCCTCCTGACCTCGTCCGGACGGTACCCGGCCATCCCGGCGCCCAACTACGCCGACGTCCCCGTCAGCCAGTTCCTCAACGTCAAGGACCCGGCGCAGAACGGCGGCCGGCGCGTCCTGGGCGACAACACGGTCGACGAGTCGGCGGCGCTCAACGCCATCCTGCAGCTGGCGGCGGACCAGGGCAAGATCGCCTACTTCCCCTTCGGCAAGTACCGGGTCGACTCGACCCTGCTGGTTCCCGCGGGCAGCCGGCTGGTCGGCGAGGGGTGGGCGACGATCGTCGGGCACGGTTCTCAGTTCGCCGACGCCTCGTCGCCCCGTCCCGTCGTGCAGGTCGGGCGGCCCGGCGACGTGGGCGTGGCGCAGATCCAGGACATGCGCTTCACCATCAGCCAGCCGCTGCCGGGCGCCATCCTGGTGCAGTGGAACATCGCCGGCGCCAAGCCCGGCGACGTGGCCATCTGGAACAGCCTCATCACGGTCGGCGGCACGCGCGGGGCGGCGGACCTGACGAATACGTGCCGGAACCCGTCGTCCCCGTGCCGGGCCGCGTTCCTGGGCATGCACCTGACCGCGTCGTCGTCCGTGTACGTGGAGAACGTGTGGAACTGGGTGGCCGACCACATCGCCGAGGACTTTGACGGCGGCAGCAACTTCGCGGCCGGGCGGGGCGCCCTGGTCGAGTCCACCAAGGGCACCTGGCTGCACGGGCTCGGGTCCGAGCACTGGTGGCTGTACCAGCTCAACCTCCGGCGGGCCCAGAACGTCATGGTCTCGATGCTGCAGAGCGAGACCAACTACGACCAGGGAGACAACAACCCGGTGCTGGTCCCGGCGCCCTGGACGCCGGACGAGGCCGGCTGGGGCGACCCGACCTTCTCGCACTGCGGCGCCAGCGACAAGAGGTGCCGGATGGGGCCGGCCAACTACatcagcggcggcagcggcatccACACCTACGCCTCGGCCAGCTGGGCCTTCTTCAGCGGGCCGGGCTACCAGGGCTGCGCCGGCACCTTCCAGTGCCAGAAATACATGCACATCGTGAACCAGACGCCGACTGGGCTGCAGGCCTTCGGCCTCTGCAGCAAGGATTCCTATGCCACGCTGAGGCTGGCCGACGGCACCGAGATTGTCACGCAGAACGGCTTCACCGGTTCCTggcccggaggaggaggcgatgTCGGTCGCTACACGCCCTAG